The following are encoded in a window of Ignavibacteriales bacterium genomic DNA:
- a CDS encoding CoA-binding protein, whose protein sequence is MNDEQELKEICKILSEAKTIAVIGLSDNPDRTSRQIAEFLVDKGYKVVGVNPKIKKSGEIDVYPSLSDVPFEVDIVDVFRRSEDIPEIIPEVLRKNPKTLWLQQGIRNDDAVKPVIEKGIYTIQDKCIAVYYSLCKPFRKN, encoded by the coding sequence ATGAACGATGAACAAGAGCTAAAAGAGATATGCAAAATTCTTTCTGAAGCGAAAACTATTGCTGTAATTGGTTTATCGGATAATCCGGATAGAACAAGCAGACAGATTGCAGAATTTCTTGTTGATAAAGGTTACAAAGTTGTTGGTGTTAATCCTAAAATAAAAAAGAGCGGAGAGATTGATGTATATCCAAGTCTCTCTGATGTTCCTTTCGAAGTTGATATTGTTGATGTCTTTAGAAGATCAGAAGATATTCCGGAAATTATTCCTGAAGTACTTAGGAAAAATCCTAAAACACTTTGGCTTCAGCAAGGCATCAGAAATGATGATGCAGTAAAACCGGTTATTGAAAAAGGTATCTATACTATTCAAGATAAATGTATTGCAGTCTATTATAGTTTGTGTAAACCATTTCGAAAAAATTAA
- a CDS encoding purine-nucleoside phosphorylase gives MNAKYRETVEAVAKQIPFEPEICIVLGSGLGDFADKVETVKSISTTSLPNYPKSTVQGHQGFLHFSKYENKKLLIVQGRIHFYEGYSLSQCVLPVHVASKLNCKKIILTNAAGGVNQNFEPGDLMLATSFNGVNIKSELTGLVGLANLEQKNSFLDFPSSEMNNKIICAALEEKISLRQGVYWLTKGPSYETPAEIKMIQKFGGDAVGMSTVHEAYYASSLGLKVAAVSCITNFAAGLSPQKLSHNEVMETAEMVKKDFERLIKKTIELL, from the coding sequence ATGAACGCTAAATACCGCGAAACAGTTGAAGCTGTAGCAAAACAAATTCCATTTGAACCGGAAATATGTATTGTCCTCGGAAGCGGACTCGGTGATTTTGCCGATAAAGTTGAAACTGTAAAATCAATATCAACTACTTCCCTTCCAAATTATCCTAAATCAACAGTTCAAGGTCATCAAGGTTTTCTCCACTTTTCAAAATATGAAAATAAAAAATTACTGATCGTTCAGGGAAGAATTCATTTTTATGAAGGATATTCTTTATCGCAATGTGTATTGCCAGTTCATGTTGCTTCAAAATTAAATTGTAAGAAAATAATTTTAACAAATGCAGCCGGAGGAGTTAATCAAAATTTTGAACCCGGCGATCTTATGCTTGCAACTTCGTTTAACGGAGTTAACATAAAATCCGAATTGACCGGATTAGTAGGTTTGGCTAATCTTGAACAGAAAAATTCATTTTTAGATTTCCCATCTTCCGAAATGAATAATAAAATTATATGTGCGGCTCTTGAAGAAAAAATATCTCTGCGACAAGGTGTTTATTGGTTAACAAAAGGACCAAGCTATGAAACTCCGGCTGAAATAAAGATGATTCAAAAATTTGGCGGAGATGCAGTAGGTATGTCAACTGTTCACGAAGCGTATTATGCTTCTTCACTCGGTTTAAAAGTGGCAGCGGTTTCATGTATTACAAATTTTGCAGCCGGACTCTCGCCGCAAAAACTTTCTCACAATGAAGTTATGGAAACGGCTGAGATGGTTAAAAAAGATTTTGAACGGCTCATCAAAAAAACTATAGAGTTGTTGTAA
- a CDS encoding RsmE family RNA methyltransferase → MGQDFLSDVELYCTSHSIIDDVILIDGEEAHHITHVMRHFKGDSIHITDGNGSIYKSVISEIGKRNVLAKVIERIQYENKFSKITFCIPRLRNIDRFEFALEKCIELGITNFIVFDSTRTVAKGEKIERWQKIILSAMKQSLRAWLPKVSYVKSIDELYKLDGTKILFDQNAEKTFQSILNLPAGRQGSQFSIGNYFFIFGPEGGFTEEESRVMSDECRVKLTDNRLRSETAIITAASILTTTL, encoded by the coding sequence TTGGGACAGGATTTTCTTTCTGATGTAGAACTTTACTGCACTTCACATTCAATTATTGATGATGTAATTCTGATTGATGGAGAAGAGGCACATCATATCACTCACGTTATGCGTCACTTTAAAGGTGATAGTATTCATATAACTGATGGTAACGGTTCAATTTATAAATCAGTTATTTCAGAAATCGGTAAAAGAAATGTTTTGGCTAAAGTAATCGAAAGAATTCAATATGAGAATAAATTTAGTAAAATCACTTTTTGTATTCCAAGATTAAGAAATATTGACCGCTTTGAATTTGCTTTGGAAAAATGCATTGAATTAGGAATTACAAATTTTATTGTTTTCGATTCTACCAGAACAGTTGCAAAAGGAGAAAAGATAGAACGCTGGCAAAAGATTATACTCTCTGCAATGAAACAATCACTCCGTGCCTGGCTGCCGAAAGTATCTTATGTAAAAAGTATTGATGAATTGTACAAACTAGATGGAACGAAAATTCTTTTCGATCAAAATGCAGAAAAAACTTTTCAATCAATTCTCAACCTGCCTGCCGGTAGGCAAGGTTCTCAATTCTCAATTGGCAATTATTTTTTCATCTTCGGTCCCGAAGGAGGATTTACGGAAGAAGAGAGTAGAGTGATGAGTGATGAGTGCAGAGTGAAATTGACTGATAATCGTTTAAGAAGTGAAACAGCAATTATTACTGCGGCATCAATACTTACAACAACTCTATAG
- a CDS encoding type II toxin-antitoxin system PemK/MazF family toxin — protein MARILRGDIVWANLDPTIGNEQAGKRPVLILSHTIFNENSGTVIAVALTSKEQIAGFPLTLEINSKNLPKKSWIKISQIRTLSVNRLGEKITHLKEDELINVIEGLNEIIGG, from the coding sequence ATGGCCAGAATATTAAGAGGTGATATAGTCTGGGCAAATCTGGACCCAACAATAGGAAACGAACAAGCCGGGAAAAGACCGGTTTTGATATTAAGCCATACCATATTTAATGAGAATTCCGGAACTGTTATAGCCGTAGCTTTAACAAGTAAAGAACAAATAGCTGGATTTCCACTTACTCTCGAAATCAATTCTAAAAACCTACCGAAGAAATCTTGGATAAAAATTAGTCAAATAAGAACATTGTCGGTTAATAGATTAGGCGAAAAAATTACTCATCTTAAAGAAGATGAATTAATTAATGTAATAGAAGGACTTAATGAAATAATTGGCGGCTAA
- a CDS encoding NupC/NupG family nucleoside CNT transporter yields MEFFISLLRGIGGIILILGIAFLFSNNKKRINWKLVATGIGLQVLFAIFIIHSETLRSWFFPLGWPKDAINWLGTAIVSLLGFTMEGSKFVFGKLAISYGPESLGFYFAFQVLPTIIFVSALTSLLYYLGILQLVVKGMAWVMAKLMGTSGAESLSNTANIFVGQTEAPLLIRPYIEKMTNSEILTIMIGGMATIAGGVMASYIQILGQAFAEVYKISIQDAQIKFAIQLLAASCMAAPASLVIAKIIYPEIEEPVTRGTVKLKVEKNASNVIEAVATGAGDGLQLALNVAGMLLAFIALIALVNYLFTSFGDLVGINNYLKATFGAPLSMQLIFGIVLRYLAVGIGVPWNDAFHFGSLIGTKVVLNEFVAYLDLTTIIKAGGMSAKGMMMATYALCGFANFSSIAIQIGGIGPLAPSRKKDIAALGLRAVLGGTLATLMTATLAGILVQ; encoded by the coding sequence ATGGAATTTTTTATTTCTCTTCTAAGAGGTATTGGCGGAATAATACTAATACTTGGAATAGCTTTTCTCTTTTCAAACAATAAAAAAAGAATTAATTGGAAACTTGTAGCAACCGGAATTGGATTACAAGTTCTCTTCGCGATTTTTATTATTCATAGCGAAACATTACGAAGCTGGTTCTTCCCACTTGGCTGGCCTAAAGATGCAATCAATTGGTTAGGTACTGCAATTGTCAGCTTGCTCGGGTTCACAATGGAAGGATCTAAATTTGTATTTGGTAAACTCGCTATTAGTTATGGCCCGGAAAGTCTAGGTTTCTATTTTGCTTTTCAAGTTTTACCGACAATAATTTTCGTATCTGCACTTACTTCACTTCTATACTACCTTGGAATTCTTCAGCTTGTTGTTAAAGGAATGGCATGGGTAATGGCAAAATTAATGGGAACTAGCGGAGCCGAATCTTTATCCAACACGGCAAATATTTTTGTCGGACAAACTGAAGCTCCACTATTGATTAGACCATATATTGAAAAAATGACAAACTCAGAAATCCTTACAATTATGATTGGAGGAATGGCTACAATAGCCGGCGGTGTAATGGCAAGTTATATTCAAATACTTGGACAGGCTTTTGCGGAAGTTTATAAAATCTCGATCCAGGATGCACAGATTAAGTTTGCTATTCAATTACTTGCAGCTAGTTGTATGGCAGCACCTGCTTCACTTGTAATTGCAAAAATTATTTATCCTGAAATTGAAGAACCGGTTACACGCGGTACAGTAAAATTAAAAGTGGAAAAGAATGCATCCAACGTAATTGAGGCAGTAGCAACAGGTGCTGGTGATGGTTTGCAATTAGCATTAAATGTTGCGGGAATGCTTCTTGCATTTATTGCATTGATTGCATTAGTGAATTATTTGTTCACAAGCTTTGGTGATTTGGTAGGTATTAACAATTATTTGAAAGCTACTTTTGGTGCACCTCTTTCTATGCAATTGATATTTGGAATTGTTTTACGATACCTAGCAGTTGGAATTGGTGTTCCATGGAATGATGCTTTTCATTTTGGAAGCTTAATCGGAACCAAAGTTGTTCTAAATGAATTTGTAGCTTACTTAGATTTAACAACAATTATTAAAGCCGGCGGCATGAGTGCAAAAGGAATGATGATGGCAACTTATGCTTTATGCGGGTTTGCAAATTTTTCTTCAATCGCAATTCAGATTGGCGGCATCGGTCCACTTGCACCTTCAAGGAAAAAAGATATTGCAGCACTTGGATTGAGAGCAGTTCTTGGCGGAACACTGGCTACATTAATGACTGCAACACTTGCAGGTATTCTTGTTCAATGA
- the gcvP gene encoding aminomethyl-transferring glycine dehydrogenase: MNNFEFYDKFVDRHVGPNEEEISKMLFAISVSSLDELIDKTVPSSIRLKEKLKLDPPQSEFEFMNHLKQIAGKNKVFKNYIGLGYYPTITPGVIKRNILENPGWYTQYTPYQAEISQGRLEALLNYQTMIVDLTAMPIANASLLDEATAAAEAMTMFYSLRKTAKKNANVFWVSEKVFPQTIDVLKTRCEPLGIQLRIGNHKNLELTDDIYGILVQYPSADGEVYDYTDLFKQAEAKGILKAVAADLLSLALLTPPGEFGADVVLGSTQRFGVPMGFGGPHAAYFATKDEYKRQIPGRIIGVSIDCKGRRALRMALQTREQHIKREHATSNICTAQVLLAIMAGMYAVYHGPKGIKAIADRIHKLTSLLEHSLKNIGIKQTNKNYFDTLKIELNSSFESEQIKSEALKNEINFRYFGEKAIGISISEQTTINDVNQIVKIFSTALNKANDEKINIAEAQIVNRNSLNRKSSFLTHPVFNSYYSETEMLRYIKGLEKKDLSLTTSMIPLGSCTMKLNASTEMFGIGWSEFAELHPFAPLNQAEGYLQIFKELENDLAKMTGFNSVSLQPNSGAAGEYAGLMVIRAYHNSRGDHNRNVVLIPSSAHGTNPASAVMAGSKVVVVKCDDHGNIDMPDLKAKAEQYKENLSALMVTYPSTHGVFEEAIVEACKIIHQNGGLVYMDGANLNAQLGLTSPGYIGADVCHLNLHKTFSIPHGGGGPGVGPIAVAKHLSPFLPGHTLVKVGGEKSITAVAAAPWGSASILTISYAYIKMMGAEGLTHATKAAILNANYISAKLNKYYPVLYTGSNGFVAHELILDCRQLKTSSNVEVEDISKRLMDYGFHAPTVSFPVHGTLMIEPTESESLYELDRFCDVMISIRKEIEDVEKGIMGKEDNPLKNSPHTVDDVVNDVWEHSYSREQAAFPNAQVKLNKFWPSVGRVNNAYGDRNLVCSCVPISEYVEEKVK; the protein is encoded by the coding sequence ATGAATAATTTTGAGTTTTATGATAAGTTCGTTGACCGCCACGTTGGTCCAAATGAAGAAGAGATTTCTAAAATGTTATTTGCAATTAGTGTTTCATCTCTTGATGAGTTAATTGATAAAACTGTTCCATCATCAATAAGACTAAAAGAAAAATTAAAACTCGATCCGCCGCAATCCGAATTTGAATTTATGAATCACCTAAAACAAATTGCCGGCAAGAACAAAGTATTTAAGAATTACATCGGACTCGGATATTATCCAACCATCACTCCCGGAGTTATTAAAAGAAATATTTTAGAAAATCCGGGCTGGTACACACAATACACTCCGTACCAGGCAGAAATTTCTCAAGGCAGACTTGAAGCACTGTTAAATTACCAAACGATGATTGTTGATCTTACTGCAATGCCGATAGCAAACGCTTCATTGCTTGATGAAGCAACTGCCGCCGCAGAAGCAATGACAATGTTCTACTCGCTCCGCAAAACTGCAAAAAAGAACGCAAATGTATTTTGGGTATCTGAAAAAGTATTTCCTCAAACAATAGATGTTCTTAAAACACGTTGCGAACCATTAGGAATTCAATTAAGAATTGGTAATCATAAAAATTTAGAACTCACGGATGATATTTATGGAATACTAGTTCAATATCCGTCTGCAGACGGCGAAGTTTATGATTACACGGACTTGTTCAAACAAGCAGAAGCTAAAGGAATATTAAAAGCAGTAGCGGCAGATCTTTTATCGCTTGCGTTATTAACTCCTCCGGGAGAATTCGGTGCTGATGTTGTGCTGGGTTCAACACAGCGTTTCGGTGTGCCAATGGGATTTGGCGGTCCGCACGCTGCATACTTTGCTACTAAAGATGAATACAAAAGACAAATTCCGGGTAGAATAATCGGCGTATCAATAGATTGCAAAGGAAGACGTGCACTGCGCATGGCTCTCCAGACACGAGAACAGCACATCAAACGTGAACACGCTACAAGCAACATTTGCACTGCACAGGTTCTTCTTGCAATCATGGCGGGAATGTATGCAGTTTATCATGGACCGAAAGGAATAAAAGCAATTGCCGACCGTATTCATAAATTGACTTCTCTATTAGAACATTCTCTAAAAAATATTGGAATCAAACAAACGAATAAAAATTATTTCGATACTTTAAAAATAGAATTGAACTCATCTTTTGAATCAGAACAAATAAAATCAGAAGCCTTAAAGAATGAAATTAATTTTAGATACTTTGGTGAAAAGGCGATTGGTATTTCTATTTCCGAACAAACAACAATTAATGATGTAAATCAGATTGTAAAAATATTCTCAACGGCTCTTAACAAAGCTAATGATGAGAAAATAAATATTGCTGAAGCTCAAATCGTAAATCGTAATTCACTAAATCGTAAATCCAGTTTCTTAACACACCCGGTTTTTAATTCTTACTACTCAGAAACAGAAATGCTTCGCTACATCAAAGGATTGGAGAAAAAAGATCTTTCGCTAACTACCTCAATGATTCCTCTCGGTTCATGTACTATGAAATTGAACGCATCGACAGAAATGTTCGGAATCGGTTGGTCTGAATTTGCAGAACTGCATCCTTTTGCACCGCTTAATCAAGCGGAAGGATATTTGCAGATCTTCAAAGAATTAGAAAATGATTTAGCGAAGATGACCGGATTCAATTCCGTTTCTCTTCAGCCGAATTCCGGTGCGGCAGGCGAGTATGCCGGATTAATGGTAATACGTGCCTATCATAATTCACGCGGAGATCATAACCGAAATGTTGTTCTGATTCCATCATCTGCACATGGAACGAATCCCGCAAGCGCAGTTATGGCAGGAAGTAAAGTTGTTGTTGTTAAATGCGATGATCACGGAAATATTGATATGCCGGATTTAAAAGCAAAGGCAGAACAATACAAAGAAAATCTTTCAGCTTTGATGGTAACATATCCATCAACTCACGGAGTATTTGAAGAAGCGATAGTAGAAGCGTGCAAAATAATTCATCAAAACGGCGGATTAGTTTACATGGATGGCGCAAACTTGAATGCACAACTTGGTTTAACAAGTCCGGGATATATCGGCGCCGATGTCTGCCATTTGAATCTTCATAAAACTTTTTCAATTCCTCATGGCGGCGGCGGACCGGGAGTTGGACCGATCGCAGTTGCAAAACATTTATCGCCATTCCTTCCGGGGCATACATTAGTAAAAGTTGGCGGAGAGAAATCTATAACAGCAGTTGCTGCAGCGCCGTGGGGAAGTGCAAGCATTCTAACTATTTCTTATGCATACATAAAAATGATGGGTGCGGAGGGATTAACTCATGCAACTAAGGCAGCAATTCTTAATGCAAATTATATTTCGGCAAAGTTAAACAAATATTATCCGGTGCTCTACACGGGTAGTAATGGATTTGTTGCTCATGAACTGATTTTAGATTGCCGTCAACTTAAAACATCATCTAATGTTGAAGTTGAAGATATCTCAAAAAGATTAATGGATTACGGATTCCACGCACCAACTGTTTCTTTCCCTGTTCATGGGACGCTTATGATCGAACCAACGGAAAGCGAATCGTTGTATGAACTCGACAGGTTCTGCGATGTGATGATTTCTATTAGAAAAGAAATTGAAGATGTTGAGAAAGGAATTATGGGTAAAGAAGATAATCCGTTAAAGAATTCTCCGCATACTGTAGATGATGTAGTGAACGATGTATGGGAACATTCCTATTCACGAGAGCAAGCAGCATTTCCAAATGCTCAGGTTAAACTAAATAAATTCTGGCCGAGTGTTGGAAGAGTAAACAATGCTTACGGAGATAGAAATTTAGTTTGCAGTTGCGTACCAATTAGTGAATACGTTGAGGAAAAAGTAAAATGA
- a CDS encoding AAA family ATPase, with protein MRIKKICIKNYLPIKNFEIDELDDIVLIAGANGVGKTRLIQAIIGYLRNPNTNPNYSIEIEATSKTEQTDWGNKTLLNLSDNQDQRYFNSTLQHNRKRRNFKSSLLCYESNRQITKVQPLAFTWEYADPWEEDIGWDFSFSPFQNRFQDTLHSLFRKVQNQKTSIANKAIQLKEEGNTSMPLSFSDPLEPFKESFYQLLSPKKLQGLNIQNNSLLIKDGENTITENNLSSGEREVLNIIFDFLLRDPSDCIIFFDEPELHLHPELANKLLNTLKTIGKNNQFIFCTHSAELISSNLDNSIVFVQPFNNDTDNQAVLISLENQTYNALKAIGQSIGVVSLGKKIVLVEGTTASLDKKTYLQILKGRFPNLVLVPCEGKYTIQSFSNIANNVLNKTVWGVDFFLLCDRDAYPAEIREKINKKELQDKIKSLDKYHLENYFLDENIIAAIFKEMEKEDSWLCDPEKIKNELVKIAQQRISYSVSLAVSKLFRDIIGNIDIMPSNCSNLIVQDLESKFDETINSELERISDSLTKDSIIPTIKKYYKDFEDSLSNDEWKANIPGKQILSIFTSKAKIGEDRFKTLYIKKAFESTDNPFKDIIEIFKGFSENNI; from the coding sequence ATGAGAATAAAAAAGATTTGCATCAAAAATTATTTGCCAATTAAAAATTTTGAAATTGATGAATTAGATGATATAGTTTTAATTGCAGGTGCAAATGGTGTAGGGAAAACAAGATTAATCCAAGCTATTATTGGATATCTGCGTAATCCTAATACCAATCCAAATTACTCAATTGAAATTGAAGCTACTTCCAAAACAGAACAGACTGATTGGGGGAATAAAACACTTCTAAATCTATCTGATAATCAAGACCAGCGTTATTTCAATAGCACATTACAACATAATAGAAAAAGAAGAAATTTTAAAAGCAGTCTTTTATGTTATGAAAGTAATCGTCAAATTACAAAAGTTCAACCATTAGCTTTTACTTGGGAATATGCAGACCCATGGGAAGAAGATATAGGTTGGGATTTTTCTTTTAGTCCTTTTCAAAATAGATTCCAAGATACTTTACATTCATTATTTAGAAAAGTACAAAATCAGAAAACTTCGATTGCAAATAAAGCAATTCAACTTAAAGAAGAAGGCAATACTTCAATGCCGCTTAGCTTTTCTGATCCTCTTGAACCATTTAAGGAATCTTTTTACCAGTTATTGTCTCCCAAAAAACTCCAAGGCTTAAATATCCAAAATAATTCATTGTTAATAAAAGATGGAGAAAATACAATAACTGAAAACAATCTTAGTTCTGGAGAACGGGAAGTACTTAATATAATATTTGATTTTTTATTAAGAGACCCATCAGATTGTATAATATTTTTTGATGAACCAGAATTACATCTTCATCCTGAACTAGCCAATAAATTACTAAATACATTAAAAACGATAGGTAAAAATAATCAATTTATATTTTGCACTCATTCTGCAGAATTAATCTCAAGTAATCTTGATAATTCAATTGTATTCGTACAGCCCTTCAATAATGATACTGATAATCAAGCCGTCCTCATTTCGTTAGAAAATCAAACTTATAATGCCTTAAAAGCAATAGGACAATCAATTGGCGTAGTTTCTCTTGGTAAAAAAATAGTTCTTGTTGAAGGGACTACAGCAAGTCTTGATAAAAAAACTTATTTACAAATTCTAAAAGGAAGATTCCCGAATTTAGTGTTAGTCCCTTGTGAAGGGAAATATACTATTCAATCCTTTAGTAATATTGCAAATAATGTTTTAAATAAAACAGTTTGGGGTGTAGATTTTTTCCTTCTCTGTGATAGGGATGCTTACCCCGCCGAAATACGAGAGAAAATAAATAAAAAAGAATTACAAGATAAAATCAAGTCGTTAGACAAATATCATTTAGAGAATTATTTTTTAGACGAGAATATTATTGCAGCTATTTTTAAGGAAATGGAGAAAGAAGATTCTTGGTTGTGCGATCCTGAAAAAATAAAAAATGAATTGGTGAAAATTGCTCAACAAAGAATTTCTTATTCCGTGTCTTTGGCGGTATCAAAATTATTTAGAGATATTATTGGGAATATTGATATAATGCCAAGTAATTGCTCTAATTTGATCGTTCAAGATTTGGAATCAAAATTCGATGAAACGATAAACTCTGAATTGGAAAGAATATCCGACAGTTTGACAAAAGATTCTATAATTCCAACAATAAAAAAATATTATAAGGATTTTGAAGATTCATTATCTAACGATGAATGGAAAGCAAATATTCCAGGAAAACAGATTCTTAGCATTTTTACAAGTAAAGCAAAAATCGGGGAAGATAGATTTAAAACATTATATATTAAGAAAGCTTTTGAATCTACTGACAATCCTTTTAAGGATATCATTGAAATATTTAAAGGATTTTCTGAAAATAATATTTAA
- a CDS encoding ribbon-helix-helix domain-containing protein, with amino-acid sequence MATTSKIAISIDKKILNRIDRLVEKKMFTNRSKAIQTAIEEKITKLDKSRLAIESAKLNKAEEQQLSEENIKVDLAEWPEY; translated from the coding sequence ATGGCAACAACATCTAAAATTGCTATTTCGATAGATAAAAAGATTCTGAATAGAATAGATAGATTAGTTGAAAAAAAAATGTTTACTAACCGAAGTAAAGCTATTCAAACTGCTATCGAAGAAAAAATAACTAAACTTGATAAATCCCGATTAGCGATTGAAAGTGCTAAATTAAATAAAGCCGAAGAGCAACAATTATCTGAAGAAAATATAAAAGTAGATTTAGCAGAATGGCCAGAATATTAA